The Armatimonadota bacterium genome window below encodes:
- a CDS encoding prepilin peptidase gives MALVAFVLGAIFGSFTNVLIHRIPRGESVVWPPSRCPACGHRLSWWENVPLLSFVLLRGRCAACSRPISWRYPAVELLVSLIFTYAAFRHGLSWDAVSTAALGVLLVAVFFIDLEHRIVPDRLTLPGMVLGLLLSLARGGLPGGVGALLSGIGAGGVLLAVALVSPGGMGGGDIKLAAMLGCFLGWPNIVVGMFAGVLFGGLVALVLLLTGRKGRKDLIPFGPALALGGFVGMEWGTQLLHAYLRAFGL, from the coding sequence ATGGCTTTGGTGGCCTTCGTCCTGGGTGCCATCTTCGGTTCCTTCACCAACGTCCTCATCCACCGCATCCCCCGGGGTGAGTCCGTGGTCTGGCCCCCCTCCCGCTGCCCGGCCTGTGGGCACCGGCTGAGCTGGTGGGAGAACGTGCCGCTTTTGAGCTTCGTGCTCCTGCGGGGGCGGTGCGCGGCGTGCTCGCGGCCCATCTCCTGGCGGTATCCGGCGGTGGAGCTCCTGGTGAGCCTGATCTTCACCTACGCGGCGTTCCGCCACGGGTTGAGCTGGGACGCTGTGAGCACCGCGGCCCTGGGGGTGCTGCTCGTGGCGGTGTTCTTCATCGACCTGGAGCACCGGATCGTCCCGGACCGGCTCACCCTCCCCGGGATGGTCCTGGGGCTTTTGCTCTCCCTCGCCCGAGGAGGGCTCCCGGGGGGAGTGGGCGCCCTGCTTTCGGGGATCGGCGCGGGCGGGGTGCTGCTGGCGGTGGCCCTCGTGAGTCCGGGGGGGATGGGGGGAGGGGACATCAAGCTCGCGGCCATGCTGGGGTGTTTTCTGGGCTGGCCGAACATCGTGGTGGGCATGTTCGCGGGGGTTCTTTTCGGGGGACTTGTGGCCCTGGTGCTCCTGCTCACCGGCCGCAAGGGCCGGAAGGACCTCATCCCCTTCGGCCCGGCCCTTGCTCTGGGAGGGTTCGTGGGGATGGAGTGGGGGACCCAGCTCCTCCACGCGTACCTGCGGGCCTTCGGGCTTTGA
- a CDS encoding GGDEF domain-containing protein — protein sequence MRATDRARILETWLRLVREGSSRVRSEHALRGWGQALVEATEQFLYGRAPAIEEAVLGLVKGAPVGPVAEPLELLLLFRRAALRTLAGLAPPIREALDEAFDRAALVLAAWHDGKHPRPEPASVSTARGTPEFDLSGFRLILPLEVQRSLRYGRPLSLMLVELDAYDDLARLYGPEAADRAVEEIAEMLARMLRSTDTRYRVGGGRIAVLLPETGPEEALVAAERVRERAASAGPFEAGPDSHALCVTIGIASCPEHAADAETLLRRAEEALEDARRMGGNLSLVYRP from the coding sequence GTGCGGGCCACGGACCGCGCGCGGATCCTGGAGACCTGGCTGCGGCTCGTGCGGGAAGGATCGAGCCGGGTTCGGTCCGAACACGCCCTCCGTGGGTGGGGCCAGGCTCTGGTGGAGGCCACGGAGCAGTTCCTGTATGGCCGGGCCCCCGCCATTGAGGAGGCCGTCCTGGGTCTCGTGAAGGGGGCTCCCGTGGGCCCCGTGGCGGAGCCCCTGGAGCTCTTGCTGCTCTTCCGGCGGGCCGCCCTCAGGACCCTCGCAGGCCTTGCTCCACCGATCCGGGAAGCCCTCGACGAAGCCTTCGATCGGGCCGCGCTCGTGTTGGCCGCCTGGCACGACGGGAAGCACCCCCGCCCGGAGCCCGCCTCCGTTTCGACGGCGCGCGGGACGCCGGAGTTCGACCTCTCCGGTTTCCGCCTGATCCTGCCTCTGGAGGTCCAACGTTCCCTGCGATACGGCCGGCCCTTGAGCCTCATGCTGGTCGAGCTGGACGCCTACGACGACCTCGCCCGCCTCTACGGCCCGGAGGCGGCGGACCGGGCCGTGGAGGAGATCGCGGAGATGCTGGCCCGCATGCTCCGGTCCACGGACACCCGCTACCGGGTGGGCGGGGGCCGGATCGCGGTGTTGCTGCCCGAGACCGGGCCGGAAGAGGCCCTGGTGGCCGCGGAGCGGGTGCGGGAGCGGGCTGCATCCGCGGGTCCCTTCGAAGCAGGCCCGGATTCCCACGCGCTGTGCGTGACCATCGGGATCGCCTCCTGCCCCGAGCACGCGGCGGACGCGGAGACCTTGCTGCGACGGGCGGAGGAGGCCCTAGAAGACGCCCGTCGCATGGGCGGGAACCTCAGCCTCGTGTATCGGCCGTGA
- the efp gene encoding elongation factor P, producing MISTNDLRYGVHIVLEGELYTVLEAQHVKLGRGSAYVRAKIRNLRTGATIERKFNAGERVPLAILESRTMQYLYRDEANFTFMDTETYEQLSIPASVVGEAARFLKEGMEVEVVFHEGAPIEVELPTSVELLVVETPPGVRGDTAQGGSKPAKLETGATVQVPLFVEVGDRVRVDTRTGQYLERVR from the coding sequence TTGATCTCCACGAACGATCTCCGATACGGCGTGCACATCGTCCTGGAGGGTGAGCTCTACACGGTGCTGGAGGCCCAGCACGTGAAGCTCGGCCGGGGGTCCGCGTACGTGCGGGCCAAGATCCGAAACCTGCGGACCGGGGCCACCATCGAGCGGAAGTTCAACGCGGGAGAGCGGGTGCCGCTCGCGATCCTGGAGAGCCGGACCATGCAGTACCTGTACCGGGACGAGGCCAACTTCACCTTCATGGACACCGAGACCTACGAGCAGCTCTCCATCCCCGCCTCCGTGGTCGGGGAGGCCGCGCGGTTCCTGAAGGAGGGGATGGAGGTGGAAGTGGTCTTCCACGAGGGGGCTCCCATCGAGGTGGAGCTCCCCACGAGCGTGGAGCTCCTGGTGGTGGAGACCCCGCCCGGGGTGCGGGGCGACACCGCCCAGGGCGGGAGCAAGCCCGCAAAGCTGGAGACGGGGGCCACGGTCCAGGTGCCGCTGTTCGTGGAGGTGGGGGATCGGGTCCGGGTGGACACCCGGACCGGGCAGTACCTGGAGCGGGTGCGGTAG
- the nusB gene encoding transcription antitermination factor NusB: MSSRRKAREAVLQILYQAEVGRRPLEQVIADYVEGPVTNEGTPGFGWDEDAWQFIVRTARGAWEHRSEADELIGRYAEDWSVDRLARVDLAILRLALYELLHTDTPPAVVINEAVELAHRYGTEDSSRFINGILGRIYRERMALLGSSGRG; the protein is encoded by the coding sequence ATGAGCAGCCGCCGCAAGGCCCGGGAAGCCGTCCTTCAGATCCTCTACCAGGCGGAGGTGGGCCGCCGGCCCCTGGAGCAGGTGATCGCGGACTACGTGGAGGGGCCCGTGACCAACGAGGGAACGCCGGGGTTCGGGTGGGACGAGGACGCCTGGCAGTTCATCGTGCGGACGGCGCGGGGAGCCTGGGAGCACCGCTCGGAGGCGGACGAGCTCATCGGCCGATACGCGGAGGACTGGTCCGTGGATCGCCTTGCCCGGGTGGACCTCGCCATCCTGCGTCTCGCCCTCTACGAGCTCCTCCACACGGACACGCCGCCCGCGGTGGTCATCAACGAGGCGGTGGAGCTGGCGCACAGGTACGGCACGGAGGATTCCAGCCGGTTCATCAACGGGATCCTGGGCCGGATCTACCGGGAGCGGATGGCGCTTCTGGGCAGTTCGGGCCGTGGGTGA
- a CDS encoding acylphosphatase — protein sequence MGERVRAHAILRGRVQGVGFRFFAVDWAQRLGVCGYARNLPDGGLEIVAEGDPEAVTRFLEAMRQGPRAARVEDFRVRWEEPRGEHGFSIRY from the coding sequence GTGGGTGAACGGGTGCGCGCGCACGCCATCCTCCGGGGCCGGGTGCAGGGCGTGGGGTTCCGGTTCTTCGCGGTGGACTGGGCACAGCGGCTGGGGGTCTGCGGCTACGCCCGGAACCTTCCGGACGGCGGGCTCGAGATCGTGGCGGAGGGAGACCCGGAGGCCGTGACGCGCTTCCTGGAGGCCATGCGCCAGGGACCCCGGGCCGCGCGGGTGGAGGACTTCCGGGTGCGCTGGGAGGAGCCGCGGGGAGAGCATGGATTTTCCATCCGGTACTGA
- a CDS encoding polyprenyl synthetase family protein — translation MDFPSGTEAVLEGFVRTWSPRIEEALDRWLPAEEDEPGVLHRAIRHSVFGAGKRFRPLVVLASSEACGLPPERALRAACAVEAIHTYSLIHDDLPSMDNADLRRGKPTCHVAFGEAMAILAGDALHALAFCWLARLVEDGIPADRVAWATREVSEAIGPTGMVGGQVLDLLAEQGRFPADRVAEIHRRKTGALIRACARLGPILSGSWGDLDPLTTYGEHLGLAFQIADDVLDAEEESALPKATYPRVFGLEESRRLSRMEMEQALQALEPLGERAEVLRCLARFAVERAW, via the coding sequence ATGGATTTTCCATCCGGTACTGAGGCGGTCCTCGAAGGGTTCGTCCGTACGTGGAGCCCCCGCATCGAGGAGGCCCTGGACCGCTGGCTCCCCGCGGAGGAGGATGAACCGGGCGTGCTCCACCGCGCGATCCGGCACAGTGTCTTCGGCGCGGGCAAGCGCTTTCGTCCCCTCGTGGTCCTCGCGAGCAGCGAGGCGTGCGGCCTCCCTCCGGAGCGGGCTTTGCGGGCCGCGTGCGCGGTGGAGGCCATCCACACGTACTCCCTCATCCACGACGACCTGCCCAGCATGGACAACGCGGACCTGCGGCGGGGAAAGCCCACCTGCCATGTGGCCTTCGGGGAGGCCATGGCCATCCTCGCGGGGGATGCCCTCCACGCCCTCGCCTTTTGCTGGCTCGCGCGGCTCGTGGAAGACGGGATCCCGGCGGACCGGGTGGCTTGGGCCACCCGGGAGGTGTCGGAGGCGATCGGCCCCACGGGCATGGTGGGCGGCCAGGTCCTGGACCTGCTGGCGGAGCAGGGACGGTTTCCCGCGGACCGGGTGGCCGAGATCCACCGCCGGAAGACGGGGGCCTTGATCCGGGCCTGTGCGCGCCTGGGCCCCATCCTGAGCGGCTCCTGGGGAGACCTGGATCCCCTCACCACGTACGGGGAACACCTGGGGCTCGCCTTCCAGATCGCGGACGACGTCCTGGACGCGGAGGAGGAATCCGCCCTCCCGAAAGCCACCTATCCACGGGTGTTCGGCCTGGAGGAGTCCCGGCGGTTGAGCCGCATGGAGATGGAGCAGGCCCTGCAGGCCCTGGAGCCCCTGGGGGAACGGGCGGAGGTCCTGAGGTGCCTCGCGCGGTTCGCGGTGGAGCGGGCATGGTGA
- a CDS encoding TlyA family RNA methyltransferase, whose amino-acid sequence MPRAVRGGAGMVNAARRKERLDALLVRRGLAPSRERAQAYVLAGRVFVDGRRVDKPGTPVPEEAILEVRGPDHPYVSRGGLKLERALRDFRLDVRGAVALDLGAGTGGFTDCLLQHGAKRVYAVDVGHGQLHPRLRADPRVVVLERTHAKDLSQALIPEVLDFACADVSFISLARALPPLIPLLREGAAVVALVKPQFEAGRGVAKRGVVQDPEVHRAVIRKVVEELSKHGLGAQAVVPSPIRGDAGNAEFLVLFRKGASPSLPEEEIEAAVEEAQRIP is encoded by the coding sequence GTGCCTCGCGCGGTTCGCGGTGGAGCGGGCATGGTGAACGCGGCCCGGAGGAAGGAGCGGCTGGACGCGCTGCTGGTCCGCCGGGGCCTCGCGCCCAGCCGGGAGCGGGCCCAGGCATACGTGCTGGCGGGCCGGGTGTTCGTGGATGGACGGCGCGTGGACAAGCCCGGGACCCCGGTGCCGGAGGAGGCGATCCTGGAGGTGCGGGGTCCGGATCACCCGTACGTGAGCCGGGGGGGGTTGAAGCTGGAGCGGGCCCTGCGGGATTTCCGCCTGGACGTACGGGGCGCGGTGGCCCTGGACCTCGGGGCCGGGACCGGGGGATTCACGGATTGCCTGCTGCAGCACGGGGCGAAGCGGGTGTACGCGGTGGATGTGGGTCATGGCCAGCTCCACCCCAGGCTGCGTGCGGATCCCCGGGTGGTGGTGCTGGAAAGGACCCATGCCAAGGACCTCTCCCAGGCCCTCATCCCGGAAGTGCTGGATTTCGCGTGCGCGGACGTCTCCTTCATCTCCCTCGCCCGAGCCCTGCCGCCCTTAATCCCCCTGTTGCGGGAGGGCGCGGCCGTGGTGGCCCTGGTGAAGCCGCAGTTCGAGGCGGGCCGGGGGGTGGCCAAAAGGGGGGTGGTGCAAGATCCTGAGGTGCACCGGGCCGTGATCCGGAAGGTGGTGGAGGAGCTGTCCAAGCACGGACTCGGCGCCCAAGCCGTGGTGCCGTCTCCCATTCGGGGAGATGCGGGAAACGCGGAGTTCCTCGTGCTGTTCCGGAAGGGGGCGAGTCCTTCCCTGCCGGAAGAGGAGATCGAGGCAGCCGTGGAGGAGGCCCAGAGGATTCCGTGA
- a CDS encoding NAD(+)/NADH kinase: protein MKVIGFFINPEKLEELPEAAGFLREAMEAARTRGVVVRVNGESARLLGAEELGEEEEGIIKTADALVAAGGDGTILRAARLSAPRGVPILSVNLGGFGFLAELQPEELPAAVPRLLERSYAVEERMMLASCVRREGHAVHRALALNDVVITKGGYARLMPIRAFVNHEHLATYLADGLIVATPTGSTAYSLSAGGPILSPTVRALVVTPICPHTLNARPVVLDASDVATLEVAEDVEDVWLTVDGQVGIPLRPGDRVEVREAEERARLVRLRPPSFYDLLRRKFGWGGR from the coding sequence GTGAAGGTCATCGGGTTTTTCATAAACCCGGAGAAGCTCGAGGAGCTCCCGGAGGCCGCTGGTTTCCTGCGGGAGGCCATGGAGGCGGCGCGGACACGGGGCGTGGTCGTGCGGGTGAACGGGGAGAGCGCCCGGCTTCTGGGCGCGGAGGAGCTGGGGGAGGAGGAGGAGGGGATCATCAAAACCGCGGACGCCCTGGTGGCCGCGGGTGGGGACGGCACCATCCTCCGGGCCGCCCGCTTGAGCGCGCCCCGGGGGGTGCCGATCCTCAGCGTGAACCTGGGCGGGTTCGGGTTTCTGGCGGAGCTGCAACCCGAGGAGCTTCCGGCAGCCGTGCCCCGGCTGCTGGAGCGCTCGTACGCGGTGGAGGAGCGCATGATGCTCGCCTCCTGCGTGCGGCGTGAGGGCCACGCGGTGCACCGGGCCCTGGCCCTCAACGACGTGGTGATCACCAAGGGCGGGTACGCGCGCCTCATGCCCATCCGCGCCTTTGTGAACCACGAGCACTTGGCCACCTACCTCGCGGATGGCCTCATCGTGGCTACGCCCACGGGGTCCACCGCGTACTCCCTCTCCGCGGGCGGCCCCATCCTCAGCCCCACGGTTCGGGCCCTGGTGGTAACCCCCATCTGCCCCCACACCCTCAACGCCCGCCCCGTGGTGCTGGACGCCTCGGACGTGGCCACCCTGGAGGTGGCGGAGGACGTGGAGGACGTCTGGCTGACCGTGGACGGGCAGGTCGGGATCCCCCTCCGGCCGGGAGATCGGGTGGAGGTTCGGGAAGCCGAGGAGCGGGCGCGGCTGGTGCGGCTGCGGCCGCCCTCGTTCTACGATCTCCTCCGGAGGAAGTTCGGTTGGGGAGGGCGGTAG
- the recN gene encoding DNA repair protein RecN: MGRAVVLRELHARNFALLEDVRVEFGPGLNVLTGETGAGKSILLDALGACLGHRVSSDVVRTGAAEARVEVVFELSRAPEARAALDAVGIPLEDEFLVLVREIGGRGRAYANGTPVTVGTLREIGSLLVEIHGQHEGQRLLEPRTHLELVDASGDETVRRLREEVGEAFGRWSGLRARLAELDRTERERAQRLDLLHWQVREIEAVRPRPGELEELQSIRTRLVNAGRLAEAAGGAYEALYGEGGAVRFVGRAAALLRQASSWDPQLRPLVEALEAVQVQLDEVGLELRRYAEEVQADPRRLEEVEARLQTLRALQRKYGDTVEEILAYRDRALREIAELENLELHRAEVEEALQAAEEALGRAASALSAARRRAARSLERSVEEHLRALGMPEARFLVAFEVREDPEGVPVLLPDHGEPRRLQLTPRGADRVEFLFSANPGEPPRPLHRVASGGELSRLMLALRSALAEARPTPVMVFDEVDAGVGGHAAHVVGAKLAALARWAQVLCVTHLAQIAAQADVHHVIRKVTAGGRTRTEVHRVEGDARVEEIARMLAGDPPTEMSRRHARELLLRHRIAPSR; this comes from the coding sequence TTGGGGAGGGCGGTAGTGCTCCGGGAGCTCCACGCACGCAACTTCGCCCTCCTGGAGGACGTGCGGGTGGAGTTCGGCCCCGGCCTCAACGTCCTCACGGGCGAGACGGGCGCGGGCAAATCCATCCTGCTGGACGCCCTGGGGGCGTGTCTCGGGCACCGGGTGAGTTCGGATGTGGTTCGCACCGGGGCGGCGGAGGCCCGGGTGGAGGTGGTCTTCGAACTCTCCCGGGCCCCGGAGGCCCGGGCGGCCCTGGACGCAGTAGGGATCCCCCTGGAGGACGAGTTCCTCGTCCTGGTGCGGGAGATCGGAGGCCGGGGCCGGGCGTACGCGAACGGAACCCCGGTCACCGTGGGAACCCTGCGGGAGATCGGGAGTCTTCTCGTGGAGATCCACGGGCAGCACGAGGGGCAACGGCTGCTGGAACCCCGGACGCACCTGGAGCTGGTGGACGCCTCGGGGGACGAGACGGTGCGAAGGCTGAGGGAAGAGGTGGGAGAGGCCTTTGGGCGCTGGTCCGGGCTCCGGGCGCGCCTGGCAGAGCTGGATCGCACGGAGCGGGAGCGGGCACAGCGCCTGGACCTCCTCCACTGGCAGGTGCGGGAGATCGAGGCGGTCCGGCCCCGGCCCGGGGAGCTGGAGGAGCTCCAGTCGATCCGGACGCGGCTGGTGAACGCGGGCCGCCTCGCGGAGGCCGCGGGCGGCGCGTACGAGGCCCTGTACGGGGAGGGGGGCGCGGTCCGGTTCGTGGGCCGGGCCGCGGCGCTTTTGCGTCAGGCCTCCTCATGGGATCCGCAGCTCCGTCCCCTCGTGGAAGCGCTGGAGGCGGTGCAGGTCCAGCTGGACGAGGTGGGTCTGGAGTTGCGGCGATACGCGGAGGAGGTGCAGGCGGATCCCCGCCGGCTGGAAGAGGTGGAAGCGCGCCTCCAGACCCTGCGCGCCCTCCAGCGCAAGTACGGGGACACGGTGGAGGAGATCCTCGCGTACCGGGACCGGGCCCTGCGGGAGATCGCGGAGCTGGAGAACCTCGAGCTGCATCGCGCGGAGGTGGAGGAGGCCCTGCAGGCTGCGGAGGAGGCCCTGGGGCGGGCCGCCTCTGCTCTGAGTGCGGCGCGCCGCAGGGCGGCCCGGAGTCTCGAGCGATCCGTGGAGGAGCACCTCCGGGCGCTGGGGATGCCCGAAGCCCGCTTCCTGGTGGCCTTCGAGGTCCGGGAGGATCCCGAAGGGGTGCCGGTGCTCCTTCCGGACCACGGGGAACCGCGGCGGCTTCAGCTCACCCCGCGGGGCGCGGATCGCGTGGAGTTCCTCTTCTCCGCCAACCCCGGAGAACCTCCCCGGCCGCTGCACCGGGTGGCCTCCGGCGGGGAACTCTCCCGCCTCATGCTGGCGCTGCGCAGCGCCCTCGCGGAGGCTCGCCCCACGCCCGTGATGGTCTTCGATGAGGTGGACGCGGGGGTCGGCGGACACGCCGCCCACGTGGTGGGCGCGAAACTTGCCGCCCTCGCCCGGTGGGCTCAGGTCCTGTGCGTCACCCACCTCGCCCAGATCGCGGCGCAGGCGGACGTCCACCACGTCATCCGCAAGGTCACCGCCGGCGGCCGCACCCGCACGGAGGTCCACCGGGTGGAGGGCGATGCGCGGGTGGAGGAGATCGCGCGGATGCTGGCGGGAGATCCGCCTACGGAGATGAGCCGGCGGCACGCGCGGGAGCTGCTCCTGCGTCACCGGATCGCTCCTTCCCGGTAG
- a CDS encoding CTP synthase, which produces MTKYIFITGGVVSGLGKGITAASLGRLLVARGQRVTMLKFDPYVNVDAGTMNPHQHGEVFVTEDGAETDMDLGHYERFLDANLGRDNNTTTGRIYGAVIQRERRGEYLGATVQIIPHVTNEIKDEIRRVAEQSGADVVIVEVGGTVGDIESLPFLEAIRQFRRQVGEQNCLYVHVSLVPHLPGSGELKTKPTQHSVRELRSIGIQPDIIVCRTPLPLTPAVREKIALFCDVEPEAVIEARDAETIYEVPLILEQEGLGRLVTRALGLPDTEPDLEEWREMVHRLKHPRHRVRIALVGKYMGVEDSYVSIVEALRHGGIANNVHVEIVKVDAEDLEVLPQEEVEERLRSFDGILVCPGFGSRGVEGKVRAIRYARERKVPFFGVCYGMQWAVVEFARNVCGLEGANTTEVDPNSPYPVIDLLPEQKAVREKGGTMRLGSYPCHLVPETLAHRAYGELVVWERHRHRYEVNNELLPRLVERGLRVSGVYPEKNLVEIVELEDHPWFLGTQFHAEYKSRPTRPHPLYRAFVAAALAYAERRREALPADVHGLTPSR; this is translated from the coding sequence TTGACCAAGTACATCTTCATCACGGGCGGCGTGGTTTCCGGCCTGGGGAAGGGGATCACCGCCGCGTCCCTGGGGCGGTTGCTGGTGGCACGCGGTCAGCGGGTCACCATGCTGAAGTTCGATCCGTACGTGAACGTGGATGCGGGCACCATGAACCCTCACCAGCACGGGGAGGTCTTCGTTACGGAGGATGGGGCGGAGACGGACATGGACCTGGGCCACTACGAGCGGTTCCTGGACGCGAATCTCGGCCGGGACAACAACACCACCACGGGCCGCATCTACGGGGCCGTGATCCAGCGGGAACGCCGGGGGGAGTACCTGGGGGCCACGGTGCAGATCATCCCGCACGTCACCAACGAGATCAAGGACGAGATCCGGCGGGTGGCGGAGCAGAGCGGCGCGGACGTGGTCATCGTGGAGGTGGGCGGGACGGTGGGCGACATCGAGAGCCTGCCGTTCCTGGAGGCCATCCGGCAGTTCCGCCGGCAGGTGGGGGAGCAGAACTGTCTGTACGTGCACGTCTCCCTGGTTCCGCACCTCCCGGGGTCCGGGGAGCTCAAGACCAAGCCCACCCAGCACTCCGTGCGGGAGCTGCGCAGCATCGGGATCCAGCCGGACATCATCGTCTGCCGCACCCCGCTGCCCCTCACGCCCGCGGTGCGGGAGAAGATCGCGCTGTTCTGCGACGTGGAGCCGGAGGCGGTGATCGAAGCGCGGGACGCGGAGACCATCTACGAAGTCCCCCTCATCCTGGAACAGGAAGGGCTGGGTCGGCTCGTGACGCGGGCCCTCGGGCTCCCGGACACGGAGCCGGACCTGGAGGAGTGGCGGGAGATGGTCCACCGCCTCAAGCACCCCCGCCACCGGGTGCGGATCGCCCTGGTGGGCAAGTACATGGGGGTGGAGGACTCCTACGTGAGCATCGTGGAGGCCTTGCGGCATGGCGGCATCGCGAACAACGTCCACGTGGAGATCGTGAAGGTGGACGCGGAGGATCTCGAGGTCCTCCCTCAGGAGGAGGTGGAGGAACGCCTCCGGAGTTTCGATGGCATCCTGGTGTGCCCGGGGTTCGGGAGCCGGGGCGTGGAGGGAAAGGTCCGGGCCATCCGCTATGCGCGGGAGAGGAAGGTCCCGTTCTTCGGCGTGTGTTACGGGATGCAGTGGGCGGTGGTGGAGTTCGCCCGAAACGTGTGCGGCCTGGAAGGCGCGAACACCACGGAGGTGGATCCCAACAGCCCGTATCCCGTGATCGACCTTTTGCCCGAGCAGAAGGCGGTGCGGGAGAAGGGCGGAACCATGCGGCTCGGCAGCTACCCCTGTCACCTAGTTCCGGAAACCCTGGCGCACCGGGCCTACGGGGAACTGGTGGTGTGGGAGCGACACCGCCACCGCTATGAGGTCAACAACGAACTCCTGCCCCGGCTGGTGGAGCGGGGGTTGCGGGTGAGCGGCGTCTACCCCGAAAAGAACCTGGTGGAGATCGTGGAGCTGGAGGACCATCCGTGGTTTCTGGGGACCCAGTTCCACGCGGAGTACAAATCCCGACCCACCCGCCCGCACCCTCTGTATCGGGCCTTTGTGGCCGCGGCCCTGGCGTATGCGGAACGCCGCCGGGAGGCGCTCCCCGCGGACGTGCACGGCCTAACCCCCAGCCGTTAG
- a CDS encoding NUDIX hydrolase, with the protein MADRPEEVLSFRYPFEGRLVRVRVEEVRLPSGRIATREIVEHRGAVAMVPVTEQNEVLLVRQYRRALDQWTLEIPAGTLEPGETVEECLNRELAEELGVEAGRAAFLLTFFPSPGFLTEQVHLYLCTDLRPRPRPPGDEEMLHAVRVPLAEALRMIGREIRDAKSILGILLAAKQRGVGHGG; encoded by the coding sequence GTGGCGGACCGGCCGGAGGAAGTCCTCTCGTTCCGCTATCCCTTCGAGGGGAGGCTGGTGCGGGTCCGGGTGGAAGAGGTGCGGCTTCCAAGCGGACGGATCGCCACCCGGGAGATCGTGGAGCACCGGGGCGCGGTGGCCATGGTCCCGGTGACGGAGCAGAACGAGGTGCTGCTCGTGCGGCAGTACCGCCGGGCCCTGGATCAATGGACCCTGGAGATCCCCGCGGGCACCCTGGAGCCCGGGGAGACCGTGGAGGAGTGCCTGAACCGGGAACTCGCGGAGGAGCTGGGCGTGGAGGCGGGCCGGGCGGCGTTCCTCCTCACGTTCTTCCCCTCTCCGGGGTTCCTCACGGAGCAGGTCCACCTCTACCTCTGCACGGATCTCCGGCCTCGGCCTCGACCTCCGGGAGACGAGGAAATGCTGCATGCGGTGCGGGTGCCCCTCGCGGAGGCCCTGCGCATGATCGGCCGGGAGATCCGGGACGCGAAGAGCATCCTGGGGATCCTGCTGGCGGCCAAGCAACGGGGTGTCGGCCATGGGGGATGA
- the xerD gene encoding site-specific tyrosine recombinase XerD, whose protein sequence is MGDEGLDGLLGPVDAFLDHLRLEVGCSPHTCAAYRTDLVDFARFVRARGVTDLRAVSRAEVTLYLFSLRHRRMSPATVARRLSALRTLYRFLVQEGEANTDPTEDVRGPRRRRPLPKVLSREEVARLLTQPSARSPEGLRDRAILELLYASGLRVAELVGLEVGDVDLEAELVRVTGKGRRPRVVPVGSYAVRALEAYLNLGRPALLRGRQTRALFVNRAGRPLSRQGVWGMLRRYARLAGIASPVSPHVLRHSFATHLLEGGADLRAVQELLGHASIATTQIYTHVTREHLRQAFDRAHPRDRMSRP, encoded by the coding sequence ATGGGGGATGAGGGGCTGGATGGGCTGCTCGGGCCCGTGGACGCCTTTCTGGATCATCTGCGGCTGGAGGTGGGGTGCAGCCCGCACACCTGCGCCGCCTACCGGACGGATCTCGTGGACTTCGCCCGGTTCGTGCGGGCGCGGGGCGTGACGGATCTCCGGGCCGTCTCGCGGGCGGAGGTCACCCTCTACCTGTTCTCCCTCCGGCACCGGCGCATGTCCCCGGCCACCGTGGCGCGGCGGCTTTCGGCCCTTCGGACCCTCTACCGGTTCCTGGTCCAGGAGGGTGAGGCGAACACGGATCCCACGGAGGATGTCCGTGGGCCCAGACGCCGCCGCCCGCTCCCGAAGGTCCTCTCCCGGGAAGAGGTGGCGCGCCTGCTGACGCAGCCCTCCGCCCGGAGCCCGGAAGGACTCCGGGATCGCGCCATCCTCGAGCTGCTCTACGCCAGCGGACTGCGGGTCGCGGAACTCGTGGGGCTGGAGGTGGGAGACGTGGACCTGGAGGCGGAGCTCGTGCGGGTCACGGGCAAAGGCCGCCGCCCGCGGGTGGTGCCCGTGGGAAGCTACGCGGTGCGGGCCCTGGAGGCCTACCTGAACCTGGGACGGCCCGCGCTGCTGCGGGGGCGGCAGACCCGGGCGCTGTTCGTAAACCGGGCGGGAAGGCCGCTGAGCCGGCAGGGGGTGTGGGGGATGCTGCGCCGGTACGCGCGCCTCGCGGGGATCGCTTCCCCCGTCAGCCCTCATGTGCTCCGTCATTCCTTCGCCACGCACCTGCTGGAGGGCGGGGCGGACCTGCGGGCGGTTCAGGAGCTCCTGGGCCACGCCAGCATCGCCACCACCCAGATCTATACCCACGTCACCCGGGAGCACCTCCGTCAGGCCTTCGACCGCGCCCATCCCCGGGACCGGATGTCGCGGCCATGA